The Rhodopseudomonas palustris genome window below encodes:
- the queF gene encoding preQ(1) synthase, protein MSRSPRKTPKSAGLQLGRAVAWPATPDEAQLDRVPNPQAGTDYLVRFTAPEFTSLCPVTGQPDFAHLMIDYAPGAWLVESKSLKLYLASFRNHGGFHEDCTVSIGQRIAAEIKPKWLRIGGYWYPRGGIPIDVFWQTGRLPKGMWVPDQGVAPYRGRG, encoded by the coding sequence ATGTCCAGATCGCCCCGCAAGACCCCGAAATCCGCCGGCCTGCAGCTCGGCCGCGCCGTCGCCTGGCCGGCCACGCCGGACGAAGCCCAGCTCGACCGCGTCCCCAATCCGCAGGCCGGCACCGATTATCTGGTGCGCTTCACTGCGCCGGAATTCACCTCGCTGTGCCCGGTCACCGGCCAGCCGGACTTCGCCCATCTGATGATCGACTACGCGCCGGGCGCCTGGCTGGTGGAATCCAAATCGTTGAAGCTGTACCTCGCCAGCTTCCGCAATCACGGCGGCTTCCACGAGGACTGCACAGTGTCGATCGGCCAGCGGATCGCTGCCGAGATCAAGCCGAAATGGCTCCGCATCGGCGGCTACTGGTATCCGCGCGGCGGAATTCCGATCGACGTGTTCTGGCAGACCGGCAGGCTGCCGAAGGGGATGTGGGTGCCGGACCAGGGCGTGGCGCCCTATCGCGGACGCGGTTGA
- a CDS encoding PAAR domain-containing protein: protein MSRTLLQIAFMLVLTGPALAQTSGVVSGGSNDVIVNGKPAARAGDATSSGAIVEGSTNVFINGKPAAIVGGRTNCGGVVVGGGGGGGNVFINGKPMARTGDSTAGCPK from the coding sequence ATGAGTCGAACGCTGTTGCAGATCGCATTCATGCTGGTGCTGACCGGCCCGGCGCTGGCGCAGACGTCGGGCGTCGTCAGCGGCGGCAGCAACGATGTGATCGTCAACGGCAAGCCGGCGGCACGCGCAGGCGACGCTACGTCCAGCGGTGCGATCGTCGAAGGTTCGACCAACGTTTTCATCAACGGCAAGCCCGCCGCGATCGTCGGCGGTCGAACCAATTGCGGCGGCGTGGTGGTCGGCGGCGGCGGCGGCGGCGGCAACGTCTTCATCAACGGCAAGCCGATGGCGCGCACGGGCGATTCCACGGCGGGCTGCCCGAAGTGA
- a CDS encoding Panacea domain-containing protein, translating to MTTFSTAPYDAREIANYLLDYADRKRLDLTQISLLKLIYFCHGWYLVYKERPLIKNEFEAWENGPVVRVVRDAFKHHGKFKIDTRASKFDLLTGEVLAVRPNLLPDDGKFVEEIFDLYQGFGPWDLRDLTHDEGSPWAKLWNSEEVIARFGMRIRDEEIRAHFSLKGIRNSV from the coding sequence ATGACTACGTTTTCCACAGCTCCGTATGATGCCAGGGAGATAGCTAACTATCTCCTGGATTATGCTGACCGAAAGCGGCTCGATCTTACGCAAATCAGTCTGTTGAAGTTGATCTACTTCTGCCATGGCTGGTATTTAGTCTACAAAGAAAGACCACTAATTAAGAACGAGTTCGAAGCTTGGGAGAATGGCCCAGTAGTTCGTGTAGTTCGTGATGCCTTCAAGCATCACGGCAAGTTCAAAATTGATACGCGCGCCAGCAAATTCGACCTTCTTACTGGAGAAGTACTGGCGGTGAGGCCCAATCTTCTCCCGGATGATGGGAAATTCGTCGAAGAGATCTTCGATCTCTATCAGGGCTTTGGGCCTTGGGATTTGCGGGATTTAACTCACGACGAGGGTTCTCCATGGGCCAAACTGTGGAATTCTGAAGAGGTTATTGCTCGATTTGGAATGAGAATTAGGGACGAGGAAATTCGTGCGCATTTTTCGTTGAAGGGAATTCGCAATTCAGTGTAA
- the mdoH gene encoding glucans biosynthesis glucosyltransferase MdoH, whose translation MDAVSRPISDELAHPTRRSPAPLPAEAPLAMPEQSFAEAPPRMIDRSAASKSGAWRRLLIMLGTAALSYLGIHEMYQVLQVGGVTVLEGLVLVLFAALFAWVALSFISSLAGFATLLRGWRDDLDLVTDGPLPVVTSRVAMLLPTYNEDPQTVLARLQATRESAEATGSGAQFDWFILSDTTDPAVWAQEEKCFLALAATGDRLFYRHRADNRARKAGNIEDWVKRFGADYDFMIILDADSVMTGDALVRLAAAMERHPDVGLIQTLPVVVNARTLFARLQQFAGRMYGPVIAAGVAWWHRSESNYWGHNAIIRVEAFAACTGLPNLPGRKPFGGSILSHDFVEAALLRRAGWRLHMAPTLRGSYEEVPPTMLDFAARDRRWCQGNLQHAAILPARGLHWVSRLHFLTGIGAYITAPIWLTFLVAGILISLQAQYVRPEYFPKDFSLFPVWPAQDPIRAAWVFAATMGLLIVPKLLALILVLIRRDTRLGFGGGFRAFAGLILETLMSGLTAPVMMIFQSTAVGQIVMGQDSGWQLQHRGDGSIPFRDVARRYALPTLIGIAMATSALLVSWPLFWWMTPVVLGLVLAIPVALLTNRSTPARPALLPTPEDLDPPPILARVRDIAATLPASSIAEDPLVALRDDSRLLDIHMAGLSRHPPRGRGRVDPTVALARAMIDDAHCFEEVVAWLNQREKRAVMGDRDLLLRVVAMPATTASANASR comes from the coding sequence ATGGACGCCGTGAGCCGGCCGATATCGGACGAACTGGCCCATCCGACGAGGCGCTCGCCCGCGCCCCTGCCCGCCGAAGCGCCGTTGGCGATGCCGGAGCAGTCTTTCGCGGAGGCGCCGCCCCGTATGATCGATCGGTCGGCAGCGTCGAAATCCGGTGCGTGGCGCCGGTTGCTGATCATGCTGGGCACCGCCGCGCTGAGTTATCTCGGCATTCATGAAATGTACCAGGTTCTCCAGGTCGGCGGCGTGACCGTCCTCGAAGGCTTGGTACTGGTTCTGTTCGCCGCCCTGTTCGCATGGGTGGCGCTGTCGTTCATTTCGTCGCTCGCGGGGTTTGCGACGCTGCTGCGGGGCTGGCGCGATGATCTCGATCTCGTCACCGACGGCCCGCTGCCCGTGGTCACGTCCCGCGTCGCCATGCTGCTGCCGACCTACAACGAAGATCCGCAGACGGTGCTGGCGCGCCTGCAGGCGACGCGCGAGTCCGCCGAGGCGACCGGCAGCGGCGCGCAGTTCGACTGGTTCATTCTCAGCGACACCACCGATCCCGCGGTCTGGGCCCAGGAAGAAAAGTGCTTCCTTGCGCTCGCCGCCACCGGCGACCGGCTGTTCTACCGCCACCGCGCCGACAATCGCGCGCGCAAGGCCGGCAATATCGAGGACTGGGTCAAGCGCTTCGGCGCGGACTACGATTTCATGATCATTCTCGACGCCGACAGCGTCATGACCGGCGACGCGCTGGTGCGGCTGGCGGCAGCGATGGAACGGCATCCCGACGTCGGCCTGATCCAGACGCTGCCGGTCGTGGTCAATGCGCGAACCCTGTTCGCACGCCTGCAGCAGTTCGCGGGCAGGATGTACGGACCGGTGATCGCGGCCGGCGTGGCCTGGTGGCACCGCTCGGAAAGCAACTACTGGGGTCACAACGCGATCATCCGAGTCGAGGCGTTCGCCGCCTGCACCGGCCTGCCGAACCTGCCCGGGCGCAAGCCGTTCGGCGGCAGCATTCTCAGCCACGACTTCGTCGAAGCGGCATTGTTGCGTCGCGCCGGTTGGCGCCTCCACATGGCGCCGACGCTGCGCGGCAGTTACGAAGAGGTGCCGCCGACGATGCTGGATTTCGCCGCGCGCGACCGGCGCTGGTGCCAGGGCAATCTTCAGCACGCCGCGATCCTGCCGGCCCGTGGTCTGCATTGGGTGTCGCGCCTGCACTTCCTCACCGGGATCGGCGCCTACATCACCGCTCCGATATGGCTGACCTTTCTGGTCGCCGGCATCCTGATTTCGCTGCAGGCGCAGTATGTGCGACCGGAATACTTCCCGAAGGACTTCTCGTTGTTTCCAGTATGGCCGGCGCAGGACCCGATCCGCGCGGCCTGGGTGTTTGCCGCCACGATGGGCCTGCTGATCGTGCCGAAGCTGCTGGCGCTGATCCTGGTGCTGATCCGGCGCGACACGCGGCTGGGCTTCGGCGGCGGCTTCCGCGCGTTCGCGGGCCTGATATTGGAAACGCTGATGTCGGGCCTGACCGCGCCGGTGATGATGATCTTCCAATCCACCGCGGTCGGCCAGATCGTGATGGGCCAGGATTCCGGCTGGCAGCTTCAGCATCGCGGCGACGGCTCGATCCCGTTCCGCGACGTCGCCCGCCGCTACGCGTTGCCGACGCTGATCGGCATCGCCATGGCGACCAGCGCACTACTGGTATCGTGGCCGCTGTTCTGGTGGATGACCCCGGTGGTCCTCGGCCTCGTCCTCGCGATCCCGGTGGCTCTGCTCACCAATCGCTCCACGCCGGCGCGGCCCGCTCTTCTCCCGACCCCGGAAGACCTCGATCCGCCGCCGATCCTCGCCCGCGTCCGCGACATCGCCGCAACGCTGCCGGCATCGAGCATCGCCGAGGATCCACTCGTCGCCCTCCGCGATGACAGCCGGCTGCTCGACATTCACATGGCCGGCCTATCGCGACACCCGCCCCGCGGGCGTGGCCGTGTCGATCCGACCGTGGCGCTCGCCCGCGCGATGATCGACGATGCGCATTGTTTCGAGGAGGTCGTGGCGTGGCTGAACCAGCGCGAGAAACGCGCTGTGATGGGCGACCGCGACTTGCTCCTTCGCGTCGTAGCCATGCCCGCCACCACTGCAAGCGCGAACGCTTCGCGCTGA
- a CDS encoding VOC family protein, which translates to MPGGLDHIVHAVRDLDAAAEAYQRLGFSVGARNRHPFGTHNRIAQFDGFFVEILTVAEPDKIEPHRADAFSFGAFQRDYLARREGFSMLLLASRDAEADARGYAAAGIGAGEIFSFGREGQRPDGGIVKLGFSLAFARDPLSPDAGFAVCQHHHPENFWNPLFQVHANGARAAKAVVMTADNPTDHHIFLGDFTGLRDLHASSIGVTAQTECGDIDIVEPVSFRDQYGVGVTADAGGARFAGLRIAVDELAVVERLLQQNGIGATRHIDRLVVPDLCGATLIFEKGMVR; encoded by the coding sequence ATGCCCGGCGGCCTCGACCATATCGTTCATGCGGTGCGCGACCTCGACGCCGCAGCGGAGGCGTATCAGCGCCTCGGCTTCAGCGTCGGCGCGCGCAACCGCCATCCCTTCGGCACGCACAATCGCATCGCGCAGTTCGACGGATTCTTCGTCGAGATCCTCACCGTCGCCGAACCCGACAAGATCGAGCCGCACCGCGCGGATGCGTTTTCCTTCGGCGCCTTCCAGCGCGATTATCTCGCGCGGCGCGAGGGCTTCTCGATGCTGCTGCTCGCCAGCCGCGATGCCGAAGCAGACGCGCGTGGTTATGCGGCAGCCGGAATCGGCGCGGGCGAGATCTTCAGTTTCGGCCGGGAAGGGCAGAGGCCCGACGGCGGCATCGTCAAGCTCGGCTTCTCGCTGGCGTTCGCGCGCGATCCGCTGTCGCCCGACGCCGGCTTTGCGGTGTGTCAGCATCATCATCCCGAGAATTTCTGGAATCCGTTGTTTCAGGTCCACGCCAATGGCGCGCGCGCGGCGAAGGCGGTGGTGATGACTGCCGACAACCCGACCGATCACCATATCTTTCTCGGCGACTTCACCGGCTTGCGCGATCTGCACGCGTCGTCGATCGGCGTGACCGCGCAGACCGAATGCGGCGACATCGACATCGTCGAGCCGGTGTCGTTCCGCGATCAATATGGCGTCGGCGTTACGGCTGACGCAGGCGGCGCACGGTTCGCCGGATTGCGGATTGCCGTGGACGAACTGGCCGTGGTTGAACGCCTGCTGCAGCAGAACGGGATCGGCGCGACGCGCCACATCGACAGGCTGGTCGTGCCGGATCTGTGCGGCGCGACGCTGATCTTCGAAAAAGGAATGGTCCGTTGA
- a CDS encoding NIPSNAP family protein — MIYESRVYRCVPGRLPALLKRFETITLKMFEKHGIRQAGFFTTLVGASNQELTYFLAWESLAERERKWTAFASDPDWLAAKAETEADGQIVDTITNQLLLPTSFSAVE, encoded by the coding sequence ATGATCTACGAATCCCGGGTATACCGCTGCGTGCCCGGCCGGCTGCCGGCGCTGCTCAAGCGGTTCGAGACGATCACGCTGAAGATGTTCGAAAAGCACGGCATCCGTCAGGCCGGATTTTTCACGACGCTGGTCGGCGCGTCGAACCAGGAACTGACTTATTTTCTCGCTTGGGAGAGTCTCGCCGAGCGCGAGCGGAAATGGACCGCGTTCGCGTCCGACCCGGATTGGCTGGCCGCCAAGGCGGAGACCGAGGCCGACGGCCAGATCGTCGACACCATCACCAACCAGCTTTTGCTGCCGACCTCTTTCTCGGCAGTCGAGTAA
- the eno gene encoding phosphopyruvate hydratase, translating into MTAIVDIIGREILDSRGNPTVEVDVVLEDGSVGRAAVPSGASTGAHEAVELRDGDKSRYLGKGVLKAVEAVNGELFDALGGMDAEQQVQIDQTMIELDGTPNKSRLGANAILGVSLATAKAAASSYDLPLYRYVGGTSARTLPVPMMNIINGGAHADNPIDFQEFMIMPVGAASFSEALRCGSEIFHTLKGELKKAGHNTNVGDEGGFAPNLPSADAALDFVMAAIGKAGYKAGEDVMIALDPASTEFFKNGKYVYEAEGRSLGPQEQAQYLADLVARYPIVSIEDGMAEDDIEGWKAITGLIGDKCQLVGDDLFVTNVTRLYDGIKNGYANSILIKVNQIGTLTETLAAVEMAHKAGYTAVMSHRSGETEDSTIADLAVATNCGQIKTGSLARADRTSKYNQLLRIEQELGTQAHFAGKAALKALR; encoded by the coding sequence ATGACCGCCATCGTCGACATCATCGGCCGCGAAATCCTCGACAGCCGTGGCAACCCGACCGTCGAGGTCGATGTCGTGCTGGAGGACGGCTCGGTCGGCCGCGCCGCGGTGCCGTCGGGGGCCTCCACCGGCGCCCACGAGGCGGTCGAGCTGCGCGACGGCGACAAGAGCCGCTATCTCGGCAAGGGCGTGCTGAAGGCGGTCGAGGCCGTCAATGGCGAGCTGTTCGACGCCCTCGGCGGCATGGACGCCGAGCAGCAGGTCCAGATCGACCAAACCATGATCGAGCTCGACGGCACCCCGAACAAGAGCCGGCTCGGCGCCAACGCCATTCTGGGCGTCTCGCTCGCCACCGCCAAGGCGGCCGCCTCGTCGTATGATCTGCCGCTGTATCGCTATGTCGGCGGCACCTCGGCGCGGACGTTGCCGGTGCCGATGATGAACATCATCAACGGCGGCGCGCATGCCGACAATCCGATCGACTTCCAGGAATTCATGATCATGCCGGTGGGCGCCGCGAGCTTCAGCGAAGCGCTGCGCTGCGGGTCGGAAATCTTCCATACGCTGAAGGGCGAGTTGAAGAAGGCCGGGCACAACACCAATGTCGGCGACGAGGGTGGCTTCGCGCCGAACCTGCCGTCGGCAGACGCCGCGCTGGACTTCGTGATGGCTGCGATCGGCAAGGCCGGCTACAAGGCCGGCGAGGACGTGATGATCGCGCTCGATCCGGCTTCGACCGAGTTCTTCAAGAACGGCAAATACGTCTATGAAGCGGAGGGCAGGAGCCTCGGCCCGCAGGAGCAGGCGCAGTATCTGGCCGATCTGGTGGCGCGCTATCCGATCGTGTCGATCGAGGACGGCATGGCCGAGGACGACATCGAAGGCTGGAAGGCGATTACCGGCCTGATCGGCGACAAATGCCAGCTCGTCGGCGACGACCTGTTCGTCACCAACGTCACGCGGCTGTATGACGGCATCAAGAACGGCTACGCCAATTCGATCCTGATCAAGGTCAACCAGATCGGCACGCTGACCGAGACGCTGGCCGCGGTCGAGATGGCGCACAAGGCCGGCTACACCGCGGTGATGTCGCATCGCTCAGGCGAAACCGAGGACTCGACCATCGCCGATCTCGCGGTCGCGACCAATTGTGGGCAGATCAAGACCGGTTCGCTGGCGCGTGCCGACCGCACGTCAAAGTACAACCAACTGCTGCGGATCGAGCAGGAGCTCGGCACCCAGGCGCATTTCGCCGGCAAGGCAGCGCTGAAGGCGTTGCGCTGA
- a CDS encoding L,D-transpeptidase, giving the protein MRLRHLIIGASGAVAAIVAPAFLTDGAAAKQRAKPAPVEAVAPRPAGEPIMAIISIKSQQVTLYDADGWILRAPVSTGTTGRETPAGVFAILEKNRDHRSSMYDDAWMPHMQRITWNGIALHGGPLPGYAASHGCVRMPYNFAEKVFDRTRIGMRVIVSPMDAAPMDISHPALLMPNAAAVASTPARAESLAREAEEATRIAAEAKKAAATAAKQAAPLTASLRKLEKLKVRTDASLRAADKALAAAKTDEAKARSEERQQKASQTAAEATAQLDAAKADAESKRTAAAAAKDAAKAADLNKTEAARLASDAKLAQEPVSIYISRATQKLYARRNTHKPAPDGGGEVFDATIEVPVTIRDSDRPIGTHIFTAMANSDTGLRWSAVTIDEGDSAKAALDRITIPQEVLDRVGPTALPRSSIVISDEPLSAETNYRTEFVAVLKDHPQGGFITRKPTPAVVVADGDDGWDDGGFGFFFQRGPEPQPRNYRQQRGGRAYPPQPMPGWSW; this is encoded by the coding sequence ATGAGGTTGCGCCATCTTATCATCGGGGCTTCGGGCGCGGTGGCTGCGATCGTCGCCCCGGCGTTCCTGACAGACGGCGCGGCGGCAAAACAACGCGCGAAACCGGCACCGGTCGAAGCGGTGGCGCCCCGGCCGGCCGGCGAACCGATCATGGCGATCATCTCGATCAAGTCGCAGCAGGTCACGCTGTACGACGCCGACGGCTGGATCCTGCGCGCGCCGGTTTCGACCGGCACCACCGGGCGGGAGACGCCGGCGGGCGTGTTCGCGATCCTCGAGAAGAACCGGGACCACCGCTCCAGCATGTACGACGATGCGTGGATGCCGCACATGCAGCGCATCACCTGGAACGGCATTGCGCTGCACGGCGGCCCGCTGCCGGGCTACGCCGCGTCGCACGGTTGCGTGCGGATGCCCTACAATTTCGCGGAGAAGGTCTTCGACAGGACGCGGATCGGGATGCGGGTGATCGTTTCTCCGATGGACGCGGCTCCGATGGATATTTCGCATCCGGCGCTGCTGATGCCGAACGCGGCGGCCGTCGCGTCCACGCCGGCGCGCGCCGAGTCGCTGGCCCGCGAGGCCGAGGAGGCGACGCGCATCGCCGCCGAGGCGAAGAAGGCCGCAGCAACCGCGGCGAAGCAGGCGGCGCCGCTGACGGCTTCGCTGCGCAAGCTGGAGAAGCTCAAGGTCCGCACCGATGCCTCGCTGCGAGCCGCCGACAAGGCGCTGGCCGCGGCGAAAACCGACGAGGCCAAAGCGCGCTCGGAGGAGCGGCAGCAGAAGGCGTCGCAGACTGCGGCCGAGGCTACGGCACAGCTCGACGCTGCCAAGGCCGATGCTGAGTCGAAGCGAACCGCCGCAGCGGCCGCGAAGGATGCGGCCAAGGCAGCGGATCTCAACAAGACCGAGGCGGCTCGGCTGGCGAGCGATGCCAAGCTCGCGCAGGAGCCGGTTTCGATCTACATCAGCCGAGCGACGCAGAAGCTCTACGCCCGCCGTAACACCCACAAGCCCGCGCCGGACGGCGGCGGCGAGGTATTCGATGCGACCATCGAGGTTCCGGTCACCATCCGGGATTCCGACAGGCCGATCGGCACGCATATCTTCACCGCGATGGCGAACAGCGACACCGGGCTGCGCTGGAGCGCCGTGACGATCGATGAGGGCGACAGCGCCAAGGCCGCGCTCGATCGCATCACCATTCCGCAGGAGGTGCTCGACCGTGTCGGGCCGACGGCGTTGCCGCGCAGCTCGATCGTCATCTCGGATGAACCGCTGAGCGCCGAGACCAACTACCGCACCGAGTTCGTCGCGGTCCTGAAGGACCATCCACAGGGCGGCTTCATCACCCGCAAGCCGACCCCCGCTGTCGTGGTGGCCGATGGCGACGATGGATGGGACGACGGCGGTTTCGGCTTCTTCTTCCAGCGCGGTCCCGAGCCGCAGCCGAGAAACTATCGTCAGCAGCGGGGCGGCCGCGCCTACCCACCGCAACCGATGCCGGGTTGGAGCTGGTAG
- a CDS encoding glucan biosynthesis protein G codes for MNRRQVLTGLAAIPLLQSQASTSAAQAADKPRAFEPSVVRQLARELAGKAYQAPDSKLPSPLADLDYDAYRAIRFNPDRALWRADRLPFQIQFFHRGFLYKNRVTIFEVANGQATPVPYRADDFSFGATAPPSSDLDLGFGGFRIHTPLNSPDYYDEVCVFLGATYFRAVAKGQHYGLSARGLSVDTGQSGGEEFPLFKTFWLERPSQDASSIVVHALLDSKSVAGAYRFTIRPGATTVFDVETALYPRVDLQHPGLAPMTSMFFFGPNDPSDVPDFRPAVHDSNGVAMFNGRGEQLWRPLCNPRDLQISAFADQNPRGFGLMQRERDFSAYQDLESRFERRPSLWAEPIGDWGEGVVKLIEIPTKEEVHDNIAAFWEPKGPLRAKGEHIYTYRLHWGPDTQKQASLARISRTGISVRADADRLFVLDVIGDQLKGLDPGSVQGMVSADKGEIRNVVTQPNPLTGGWRLSFNLIGNQPPIELRAALKAGDQWLSEVWVYRWTP; via the coding sequence TTGAATCGGCGGCAAGTTCTGACGGGCCTTGCGGCGATTCCGTTGTTGCAATCTCAGGCCAGCACATCGGCTGCTCAGGCGGCGGACAAGCCTCGGGCGTTCGAACCCTCGGTGGTGCGGCAGCTGGCGCGCGAACTGGCGGGCAAGGCCTATCAGGCGCCCGACAGCAAGCTGCCGTCGCCATTGGCGGATCTGGACTATGACGCCTATCGGGCGATCCGCTTCAATCCGGACCGTGCATTGTGGCGCGCAGACCGGCTCCCCTTCCAGATCCAGTTCTTTCATCGCGGCTTCTTGTACAAGAACCGGGTGACGATCTTCGAGGTTGCGAACGGACAGGCGACGCCGGTCCCTTATCGCGCCGATGATTTCTCGTTTGGAGCCACGGCTCCACCATCGTCGGATCTCGACCTCGGCTTCGGCGGCTTCCGGATCCACACTCCGCTCAATTCGCCGGACTATTACGACGAAGTCTGCGTGTTCCTGGGCGCGACCTATTTCCGGGCTGTCGCAAAGGGCCAGCACTACGGACTATCCGCGCGCGGCCTGTCCGTCGACACGGGACAGAGCGGCGGCGAGGAATTTCCGCTGTTCAAGACATTCTGGCTCGAACGGCCGTCGCAGGATGCGTCGTCGATCGTCGTGCACGCGTTGCTCGACAGCAAGAGCGTCGCAGGCGCGTACCGCTTCACCATCCGTCCGGGCGCGACCACCGTGTTCGATGTCGAGACGGCGCTTTATCCGCGCGTCGACCTCCAGCATCCAGGGCTCGCGCCGATGACGAGCATGTTCTTCTTTGGCCCGAACGATCCCAGCGATGTACCCGATTTCCGTCCGGCGGTGCACGATTCCAACGGCGTCGCGATGTTCAACGGCCGCGGCGAGCAGCTGTGGCGACCGCTGTGCAATCCCCGCGATCTGCAGATCAGTGCGTTTGCCGACCAGAATCCTCGCGGATTCGGCCTGATGCAGCGGGAGCGCGATTTCTCGGCCTATCAGGATCTGGAATCGCGCTTCGAGCGACGGCCGAGCCTTTGGGCCGAGCCGATCGGCGATTGGGGCGAAGGCGTCGTCAAGTTGATCGAAATCCCGACCAAGGAGGAAGTCCACGACAATATCGCCGCGTTCTGGGAGCCCAAGGGGCCATTGAGAGCCAAGGGCGAGCACATCTACACGTACCGTCTGCACTGGGGACCGGACACGCAGAAGCAGGCTTCGCTGGCGCGGATTTCGCGGACAGGCATCAGCGTGCGGGCCGATGCGGACCGGTTGTTCGTGCTCGATGTCATCGGCGATCAGCTCAAAGGGCTGGATCCCGGATCGGTCCAGGGCATGGTGTCGGCTGACAAGGGCGAGATTCGCAACGTCGTCACGCAACCCAATCCGCTGACCGGGGGCTGGCGACTGAGCTTCAACCTGATCGGCAATCAGCCGCCGATCGAGCTGCGTGCGGCTCTGAAGGCGGGCGACCAATGGCTGTCCGAGGTTTGGGTCTATCGATGGACGCCGTGA
- the kdsA gene encoding 3-deoxy-8-phosphooctulonate synthase, with translation MNKSIAPAPIVAAGNVKFGNALPLSVIAGPCQLESRAHALEVASALKEIGKRLGIGIVYKTSFDKANRTSAASARGIGLEGALPIFAEIRDSIGLPVLTDVHEAGQCARAAEAVDILQIPAFLCRQTDLLLAAAATGRVVNVKKGQFLAPWDMGNVVAKITSAGNPKVLVTERGVSFGYNTLVSDMRALPIMARTTGAPVIFDATHSVQQPGGKGTSSGGEREFVPVLARAAVAVGVAGVFIETHPDPDHAPSDGPNMVPLRDFESLLRTLMEFDALAKRRPGAGTI, from the coding sequence TTGAACAAGAGCATTGCGCCCGCGCCCATCGTCGCCGCGGGGAACGTCAAATTCGGCAACGCGCTGCCACTGTCGGTAATCGCCGGGCCGTGCCAGCTCGAGAGCCGCGCGCATGCGCTCGAGGTCGCCTCGGCGCTGAAGGAGATCGGCAAGCGTCTTGGCATCGGCATCGTCTACAAGACGTCGTTCGACAAGGCCAACCGAACCAGCGCGGCGAGCGCACGCGGCATCGGCCTCGAAGGCGCGCTGCCGATCTTCGCCGAGATTCGCGACAGCATCGGGCTTCCCGTGCTCACCGACGTGCACGAGGCCGGGCAATGCGCCCGCGCCGCGGAGGCGGTGGACATCCTGCAGATCCCGGCCTTCCTGTGCCGGCAGACCGATCTGCTGCTGGCAGCGGCCGCGACCGGCCGGGTCGTCAACGTCAAGAAGGGCCAGTTCCTGGCGCCGTGGGACATGGGCAACGTCGTCGCCAAGATCACCAGCGCCGGCAATCCGAAGGTGCTGGTGACCGAGCGCGGGGTGTCGTTCGGCTACAACACGCTTGTCTCCGACATGCGCGCGCTGCCGATCATGGCGAGGACCACCGGCGCGCCGGTGATCTTCGACGCGACGCATTCGGTGCAGCAGCCGGGCGGCAAGGGCACCTCCTCGGGCGGCGAACGCGAATTCGTGCCGGTGCTGGCGCGCGCCGCGGTCGCGGTCGGCGTCGCTGGCGTGTTCATCGAAACCCATCCCGATCCGGATCACGCGCCATCCGACGGCCCCAATATGGTGCCGCTGCGCGACTTCGAGAGCTTGCTGCGCACGCTGATGGAGTTCGACGCGCTCGCCAAGCGGCGCCCCGGGGCCGGAACGATCTGA